A single region of the Cinclus cinclus chromosome 10, bCinCin1.1, whole genome shotgun sequence genome encodes:
- the ZNF639 gene encoding zinc finger protein 639 isoform X1: MTLSAGVPGVLTCLSVSSCRLFKMNEHPKKRKRKTLHPSRYSDSSGASRYIDNSGIFSDHCYSVCSMRQPDINRGRFHSPVQSLDTDDDGSPVHAGSSHWSGAHSNVGMHCADPKKKDKDKGTNNGMCRDLCDSPIFSDSPTEEEKPLDIQTVEISTTEVNAVEVHDIETQTVSPEKLEAEDLEEIPLETCKIFEKNQALNITAQQKWPLLRANSSGLYKCELCEFNSKYFSDLKQHMILKHKTCTDTHVCKVCKESFSSKVQLIEHVKLHEEDPYICKYCDYKTVIFENLSQHIADTHFNDHLYWCEQCDVQFSSSSELYLHFQEHSCDEQYLCQFCEHETNDPEDLHSHVVNEHACRLIELSDSYNNKERGQYSLINKISFDKCKNFFVCQVCGFRSRLHTNVNRHVAIEHTKIFPHVCDDCGKGFSGMLEYCKHLSSHLSEGIYLCQYCEYSTGQIEDLKTHLDFRHSADLPHKCTDCLMRFGNEKDLLSHLQIHETV, translated from the exons ATGACCCTGAGTGCTGGAGTACCTGGAGTTCTGACTTGTCTGTCTGTAAG TTCATGTAGACTGTTCAAAATGAATGAACATcctaaaaagaggaaaaggaagactCTGCATCCTTCTCGTTACTCAG ATTCTTCAGGTGCAAGCAGATACATAGACAACAGTGGAATTTTTTCTGACCACTGCTATAGCGTCTGTTCCATGAGACAGCCAGATATAAACAGAG GTAGATTCCACAgtcctgtgcagagcctggACACAGATGATGACGGGAGTCCGGTGCATGCCGGGAGCTCTCACTGGAGCGGGGCACACTCAAACGTTGGCATGCACTGTGCAGACCCTAAAAAGAAGGATAAAG ATAAAGGTACTAACAATGGCATGTGCAGAGACTTATGTGACTCACCTATATTCAGTGATAGCcccacagaagaagaaaaacctctAGATATCCAAACTGTAGAAATTTCTACAACAGAAGTTAATGCTGTAGAAGTTCACGATATAGAAACACAGACTGTGTCACCTGAGAAGCTGGAAGCTGAGGATCTTGAGGAAATCCCTCTGGAGACCTGTAAAATCTTTGAGAAGAACCAGGCTTTGAATATCACAGCTCAACAGAAATGGCCCTTGCTGAGAGCCAACAGCAGCGGCTTGTACAAGTGTGAGCTGTGTGAGTTCAACAGCAAGTACTTCTCTGATCTGAAGCAGCACATGATCCTGAAGCATAAGACGTGTACAGACACTCACGTCTGTAAAGTTTGTAAAGAAAGTTTCTCCAGCAAAGTGCAGCTCATCGAACATGTAAAACTACACGAGGAGGATCCATACATCTGTAAATACTGTGATTACAAAACGGTGATATTTGAGAATCTGAGTCAGCACATAGCAGACACTCACTTCAACGACCACCTTTACTGGTGCGAGCAGTGTGATGTGCAGTTCTCCTCCAGCAGCGAGCTGTACCTGCACTTCCAGGAGCACAGCTGTGATGAGCAGTACCTGTGTCAGTTCTGTGAGCACGAGACAAACGACCCCGAGGATCTGCACAGCCACGTGGTGAACGAGCACGCGTGCCGGCTCATCGAGCTGAGCGACAGCTACAACAACAAGGAGCGTGGCCAGTACAGCCTCATCAACAAAATCAGTTTTGACAAATGCAAAAACTTCTTTGTGTGCCAGGTGTGTGGCTTTAGGAGCAGGCTGCATACAAATGTCAACAGGCACGTAGCTATTGAGCACACCAAAATATTCCCTCATGTTTGTGATGACTGTGGGAAGGGATTTTCAGGTATGTTGGAATACTGCAAGCACCTAAGCTCTCATTTATCTGAAGGGATTTATTTATGTCAATACTGTGAATATTCAACGGGACAGATTGAAGACCTTAAAACTCATTTGGATTTCCGGCATTCAGCAGATTTGCCTCATAAATGTACTGATTGTTTAATGAGATTTGGGAATGAAAAAGATCTTTTAAGTCATCTTCAGATACATGAGACAGTGTGA
- the ZNF639 gene encoding zinc finger protein 639 isoform X2 — MNEHPKKRKRKTLHPSRYSDSSGASRYIDNSGIFSDHCYSVCSMRQPDINRGRFHSPVQSLDTDDDGSPVHAGSSHWSGAHSNVGMHCADPKKKDKDKGTNNGMCRDLCDSPIFSDSPTEEEKPLDIQTVEISTTEVNAVEVHDIETQTVSPEKLEAEDLEEIPLETCKIFEKNQALNITAQQKWPLLRANSSGLYKCELCEFNSKYFSDLKQHMILKHKTCTDTHVCKVCKESFSSKVQLIEHVKLHEEDPYICKYCDYKTVIFENLSQHIADTHFNDHLYWCEQCDVQFSSSSELYLHFQEHSCDEQYLCQFCEHETNDPEDLHSHVVNEHACRLIELSDSYNNKERGQYSLINKISFDKCKNFFVCQVCGFRSRLHTNVNRHVAIEHTKIFPHVCDDCGKGFSGMLEYCKHLSSHLSEGIYLCQYCEYSTGQIEDLKTHLDFRHSADLPHKCTDCLMRFGNEKDLLSHLQIHETV; from the exons ATGAATGAACATcctaaaaagaggaaaaggaagactCTGCATCCTTCTCGTTACTCAG ATTCTTCAGGTGCAAGCAGATACATAGACAACAGTGGAATTTTTTCTGACCACTGCTATAGCGTCTGTTCCATGAGACAGCCAGATATAAACAGAG GTAGATTCCACAgtcctgtgcagagcctggACACAGATGATGACGGGAGTCCGGTGCATGCCGGGAGCTCTCACTGGAGCGGGGCACACTCAAACGTTGGCATGCACTGTGCAGACCCTAAAAAGAAGGATAAAG ATAAAGGTACTAACAATGGCATGTGCAGAGACTTATGTGACTCACCTATATTCAGTGATAGCcccacagaagaagaaaaacctctAGATATCCAAACTGTAGAAATTTCTACAACAGAAGTTAATGCTGTAGAAGTTCACGATATAGAAACACAGACTGTGTCACCTGAGAAGCTGGAAGCTGAGGATCTTGAGGAAATCCCTCTGGAGACCTGTAAAATCTTTGAGAAGAACCAGGCTTTGAATATCACAGCTCAACAGAAATGGCCCTTGCTGAGAGCCAACAGCAGCGGCTTGTACAAGTGTGAGCTGTGTGAGTTCAACAGCAAGTACTTCTCTGATCTGAAGCAGCACATGATCCTGAAGCATAAGACGTGTACAGACACTCACGTCTGTAAAGTTTGTAAAGAAAGTTTCTCCAGCAAAGTGCAGCTCATCGAACATGTAAAACTACACGAGGAGGATCCATACATCTGTAAATACTGTGATTACAAAACGGTGATATTTGAGAATCTGAGTCAGCACATAGCAGACACTCACTTCAACGACCACCTTTACTGGTGCGAGCAGTGTGATGTGCAGTTCTCCTCCAGCAGCGAGCTGTACCTGCACTTCCAGGAGCACAGCTGTGATGAGCAGTACCTGTGTCAGTTCTGTGAGCACGAGACAAACGACCCCGAGGATCTGCACAGCCACGTGGTGAACGAGCACGCGTGCCGGCTCATCGAGCTGAGCGACAGCTACAACAACAAGGAGCGTGGCCAGTACAGCCTCATCAACAAAATCAGTTTTGACAAATGCAAAAACTTCTTTGTGTGCCAGGTGTGTGGCTTTAGGAGCAGGCTGCATACAAATGTCAACAGGCACGTAGCTATTGAGCACACCAAAATATTCCCTCATGTTTGTGATGACTGTGGGAAGGGATTTTCAGGTATGTTGGAATACTGCAAGCACCTAAGCTCTCATTTATCTGAAGGGATTTATTTATGTCAATACTGTGAATATTCAACGGGACAGATTGAAGACCTTAAAACTCATTTGGATTTCCGGCATTCAGCAGATTTGCCTCATAAATGTACTGATTGTTTAATGAGATTTGGGAATGAAAAAGATCTTTTAAGTCATCTTCAGATACATGAGACAGTGTGA